A part of Odontesthes bonariensis isolate fOdoBon6 chromosome 23, fOdoBon6.hap1, whole genome shotgun sequence genomic DNA contains:
- the stambpl1 gene encoding AMSH-like protease isoform X2: MDEPAVGRPVTHTHVHTHVHTHVHTHALTMEQDFSLNTLKKLAAEPEYTDVSLTAAERVRALAKMGCCVEINEDVEPRRYFRSGLEMERMAAVYLEEGSLENAYVLYTKFITLFVEKLPGHRDYQQGAAVPEKQLIMKKLQEVAFPRKDELKKRLQEKYSREHSEYLRAQNQAAAVDGCGQQLQRLALLDQDRRRLLLLDQEKQRVAALRRMQIESEQFRYFEDQLRRQERANRRVEEAELKVETKVPEVTDGSCLSQQPMRDATRPQGADPQRSKPPVAVGQPAATLAGVHGQRVEGLRRVVVPRDLTYRFLLLADSNTARGIETCGVLCGRLTHNEFVLTHVVIPKQSAGPDFCDMENVEELFSFQDQQNLLTLGWIHTHPTQTAFLSSVDLHTHCSYQLMLPEAIAIVCAPKHNECVNMWWSETRSSACWTSGDRQEAPSLCDLPGFSSSSSSGETVNAARVCVF; this comes from the exons ATGGACGAGCCAGCCGTGGGCCGACCAGTGacgcacacgcacgtgcacacacacgtgcacacacacgtgcacacacacgcactcaccATGGAACAAGACTTCAGCTTAAACACgctg AAGAAGCTGGCGGCGGAGCCAGAATACACCGACGTGTCGCTGACGGCGGCGGAGCGCGTTCGAGCGCTGGCGAAGATGGGATGCTGTGTGGAGATCAACGAGGACGTGGAGCCACGGCGCTACTTCCGCTCGGGGCTGGAGATGGAGCGCATGGCGGCGGTGTACCTGGAGGAGGGCAGCCTGGAGAACGCCTACGTCCTCTACACCAAGTTCATCAC GCTGTTTGTAGAGAAGCTGCCAGGCCACAGGGACTACCAGCAGGGGGCGGCCGTCCCAGAGAAGCAGCTCATCATGAAG AAACTTCAGGAGGTGGCGTTTCCCCGGAAAGACGAGCTGAAGAAACGTCTCCAGGAGAAATACAGCAGGGAGCACAGCGAGTACCTCAGAGCTCAG AACCAGGCGGCGGCGGTGGACGGCTGTGGCCAGCAGCTGCAGCGCCTCGCCCTGTTGGACCAGGACAGGAGGCGTCTCCTGCTGTTGGACCAGGAGAAGCAGCGAGTCGCCGCGCTGCGACGCATGCAGATCGAGTCGGAACAGTTTCGCTACTTCGAGGACCAGCTGAGACGCCAGGAGCGAGCCAATCGCAGAGTAGAAGAGGCGGAGCTAAAG GTGGAGACCAAAGTGCCCGAGGTCACGGATGGCTCCTGTCTGTCTCAGCAGCCAATGAGAGACGCCACACGACCCCAGGGGGCGGACCCACAGAGAAGCAAACCGCCCGTGGCTGTCGGCCAACCGGCTGCCACGCTGGCTGGAGTTCACG GTCAGAGGGTGGAGGGTCTGAGGCGGGTGGTGGTTCCCAGAGACCTGACCTATCGGTTCCTGCTGCTGGCCGACTCCAACACAGCCCGGGGCATCGAGACCTGCGGGGTGCTCTGCGGACGGCTG ACGCACAATGAGTTCGTGCTGACTCACGTTGTGATCCCAAAGCAGTCGGCTGGCCCGGATTTCTGCGACATGGAGAATGTGGAGGAGCTGTTCAGCTTCCAGGACCAACAGAACCTGCTGACTCTGGGCTGGATCCAT ACCCACCCCACACAGACGGCCTTCCTCTCCAGCGTCGACCTCCACACTCACTGCTCGTATCAGCTGATGCTGCCGGAGGCCATCGCCATCGTCTGCGCTCCGAAACACAACGA GTGTGTAAACATGTGGTGGTCAGAGACTCGAAGCTCAGCCTGCTGGACCTCAGGTGACAGACAGGAGGCGCCGTCCCTCTGTGACCTGCCgggcttttcttcttcttcttcttctggggAAACTGTGAACGCTGcccgtgtttgtgtgttttaa
- the stambpl1 gene encoding AMSH-like protease isoform X1, with the protein MDEPAVGRPVTHTHVHTHVHTHVHTHALTMEQDFSLNTLKKLAAEPEYTDVSLTAAERVRALAKMGCCVEINEDVEPRRYFRSGLEMERMAAVYLEEGSLENAYVLYTKFITLFVEKLPGHRDYQQGAAVPEKQLIMKKLQEVAFPRKDELKKRLQEKYSREHSEYLRAQNQAAAVDGCGQQLQRLALLDQDRRRLLLLDQEKQRVAALRRMQIESEQFRYFEDQLRRQERANRRVEEAELKVETKVPEVTDGSCLSQQPMRDATRPQGADPQRSKPPVAVGQPAATLAGVHGQRVEGLRRVVVPRDLTYRFLLLADSNTARGIETCGVLCGRLTHNEFVLTHVVIPKQSAGPDFCDMENVEELFSFQDQQNLLTLGWIHTHPTQTAFLSSVDLHTHCSYQLMLPEAIAIVCAPKHNDTGVFRLTGPGMSEVSACRLKGFHPHSKEPPLFTVCKHVVVRDSKLSLLDLR; encoded by the exons ATGGACGAGCCAGCCGTGGGCCGACCAGTGacgcacacgcacgtgcacacacacgtgcacacacacgtgcacacacacgcactcaccATGGAACAAGACTTCAGCTTAAACACgctg AAGAAGCTGGCGGCGGAGCCAGAATACACCGACGTGTCGCTGACGGCGGCGGAGCGCGTTCGAGCGCTGGCGAAGATGGGATGCTGTGTGGAGATCAACGAGGACGTGGAGCCACGGCGCTACTTCCGCTCGGGGCTGGAGATGGAGCGCATGGCGGCGGTGTACCTGGAGGAGGGCAGCCTGGAGAACGCCTACGTCCTCTACACCAAGTTCATCAC GCTGTTTGTAGAGAAGCTGCCAGGCCACAGGGACTACCAGCAGGGGGCGGCCGTCCCAGAGAAGCAGCTCATCATGAAG AAACTTCAGGAGGTGGCGTTTCCCCGGAAAGACGAGCTGAAGAAACGTCTCCAGGAGAAATACAGCAGGGAGCACAGCGAGTACCTCAGAGCTCAG AACCAGGCGGCGGCGGTGGACGGCTGTGGCCAGCAGCTGCAGCGCCTCGCCCTGTTGGACCAGGACAGGAGGCGTCTCCTGCTGTTGGACCAGGAGAAGCAGCGAGTCGCCGCGCTGCGACGCATGCAGATCGAGTCGGAACAGTTTCGCTACTTCGAGGACCAGCTGAGACGCCAGGAGCGAGCCAATCGCAGAGTAGAAGAGGCGGAGCTAAAG GTGGAGACCAAAGTGCCCGAGGTCACGGATGGCTCCTGTCTGTCTCAGCAGCCAATGAGAGACGCCACACGACCCCAGGGGGCGGACCCACAGAGAAGCAAACCGCCCGTGGCTGTCGGCCAACCGGCTGCCACGCTGGCTGGAGTTCACG GTCAGAGGGTGGAGGGTCTGAGGCGGGTGGTGGTTCCCAGAGACCTGACCTATCGGTTCCTGCTGCTGGCCGACTCCAACACAGCCCGGGGCATCGAGACCTGCGGGGTGCTCTGCGGACGGCTG ACGCACAATGAGTTCGTGCTGACTCACGTTGTGATCCCAAAGCAGTCGGCTGGCCCGGATTTCTGCGACATGGAGAATGTGGAGGAGCTGTTCAGCTTCCAGGACCAACAGAACCTGCTGACTCTGGGCTGGATCCAT ACCCACCCCACACAGACGGCCTTCCTCTCCAGCGTCGACCTCCACACTCACTGCTCGTATCAGCTGATGCTGCCGGAGGCCATCGCCATCGTCTGCGCTCCGAAACACAACGA CACGGGTGTGTTCAGGCTGACCGGTCCGGGCATGTCGGAGGTTTCGGCCTGCAGACTCAAAGGTTTCCATCCTCACTCCAAGGAGCCTCCTCTCTTCACG GTGTGTAAACATGTGGTGGTCAGAGACTCGAAGCTCAGCCTGCTGGACCTCAGGTGA